The sequence below is a genomic window from Uranotaenia lowii strain MFRU-FL chromosome 2, ASM2978415v1, whole genome shotgun sequence.
GACCGAAAAAAAGTGTGATGAACATCATCAGATAAGCCTCGttcgaatgcaactcgaattAGGCAACAACGAAATACGCAAGAACCATCCACTTAATGATGAAAAGGCAACAGAAtaccttaaaaaaatagaaagttcTTTTCCTTCTGtctattttaaagaatttacgcACCACAAAGAAAAAACGTGAAAAGAGGTTGATGACCCATGGTGTAGCTTCTCGAAAAAACCCTCACTGCTATGGGGAAAAAGGTGAGAAATGACCTAaccgaaaaaaaggaaataaataaaaacattgacCTCGCCCACTGAACGGTTTTACAGCATTTTACCAAATAGTTTGTATAGGTACGATGATCGGTGCCAGACCTCTAGCCTCGGAAAGATGGATTGATGGATAAAAGAACGATAGGGGTTTGATgagtttgtttttatatttattttatttgaacatCTTCGTTTGTTCACCTCGTTTTTGTTTACGTTACCAGTTAACAACTATTAgacaaaaatcttttaaaaccaGATTTGTAATGTTGCGACCTTACGAGCTAAACAATGTTATGGGTTAAATAACACCAAAATAGACGGAAAGGCACTTTAAGCTTAGAGATTCGATTGGATTTTACGCACAATGTTCAATGTACTCGCGCACTGACTAAAAGTAAGTGTCTTTTAGTATCGAACAATCGCTTCAGACGATTGTCAATTTCGTAACTttactttttgttttcaatttttaaaaatacgtGGACGGACTTAGCAACTATCTTGTGTCTCTGCGTCCGATTCGTCGCAGGTTCGTCGCTTATTAGTTTCTAACGATTTGCTGCGTCGTTTGTGTTTTGTTGTGTTACTGTTTGCGATTCTGGCCTTGGTCCGGGTCCGGATTCGGGTGGGGTCCCGGCACTATCAAACAACCCCTCCAACTGGCATGGTGGAGACGGTGCTGTGTGGTGTTGTGGGCCTCGATCCGGCCAGCGAGTGGGCCACCGAGGCGTTGAGCGATTGCATGGTTCCCATGCGTAAGTGGGCCAAATCCTCCAGCTTAGTGAGATCCGAAAGTTCCAGATAGAGCGAGTAAACCATCAACCAACCGTAGAAGGATCCGAGCACGATCACAATCCAAATCAGCGTGATCAGTATGTTGTACGCGAAGATCAGATCGTTCACGATCGAAAACAACAACAGGGCCAGGAATCGGAACAACGTGAAAACGGCGAAGCTCCACAGCCATGGAACGATCCGATTTTCGTGCTCTTTTCTTAGGGCATGGACCAACATGACTCCGGTCACGAAAACCACCAAAGCTCCAAGTAACGAGAAGAGGGCCGCGATCATCAAGGCATTTCTAACGTGTACATTCCCCACGTAAACAAACTCGTACGAAATAATATAATAACCATAATGCGTCGATCCAGGAGCGGCCATCGATAGGCAATAAATATCAAAGATCGATGTAGCAATCGTAAACAGAGCCACAAAAATCGAACAGGTTCCGGTAATGATGGCACCCCGTTGGATATCCATGTACTTGTTGTTGTGCAGAATTGGCTTCTGGTACCAAGGTATCCGGATGGATTTCATCGATTTGGATCGCTGCGAGTGCAGATTGGACTGGGATCGGCTGGTGATGTTTGAATAGACGGACGGTGTCGACCGGAAGGTCGACGGAGTCTTTCGACCATAGTTCATGGTGGATGATTCGAAAGTCCAAGACTGGGGATCAGCTGGAATCGATAAAGCGAACGAACAATGttctagtgaaaaaaaattatgtttacacTTTCACTTTAAATGACACCAACGTactttttctcagttttttttgtatgattcattgattttttttaatctgtggaTTTGAAATACACTCGACTTTTGAAATCTTCCATTTGATTTCAATACAATACTTTCACAATCTTAAAagctctcaactctcaactcacCACAGTCAAAtttaactctcaactctcaactctcaactctcaactctcaactctcaactctcaactctcaactctcaactctcaactctcaactctcaactctcaactctcaactctcaactctcaactctcgactctcaactctcaactctcaactctcaactctcagctctcaactctcaactctcaactttcaactctcaactctcaactttaAACACTTgtaatttctcatttcttatacctcatttctcatttctcatttctcatttataacttttcatttttcatttttcatttttcatttttcatttttcatttttcatttttcatttttcatttttcatttttcatttttcatttttcatttttcatttttcatttttcatttttcatttttcatttttcatttctcatttttcatttttcatttctcatttctcatttctcatttctcatttctcatttctcatttctcatttctcatttctcatttctcatttctcatttctcatttctcatttctcatttctcatttctcatttctcatttctcatttctcatttctcatttctcatttctcatttctcatttctcatttctcatttctcatttctcatttctcatttctcatttctcatttctcatttctcatttctcatttctcatttctcatttctcatttctcatttctcatttctcatttctcatttctcatttctcatttctcatttctcatttctcatttctcatttctcatttctcatttctcatttctcatttctcatttctcatttctcatttctcatttctcatttctcatttctcatttctcatttctcatttctcatttctcatttctcatttctcatttctcatttctcatttctcatttctcatttctcatttctcatttctcaattctcaattctcaattctcatttctcatttctcatttctcatttctcatttctcatttctcatttctcatttctcatttctcatttctcatttctcatttctcatttctcatttctcatttctcatttctcatttctcatttctcatttctcatttctcatttctcatttctcatttctcatttctcatttctcatttctcatttctcatttctcatttctcatttctcatttctcatttctcatttctcatttctcatttctcatttcttatacatatctcatttctcatttttcatttctcatttctgatATTTAAcctttttcatttctcatttcttatttcatatttttcatttctcagtTATCATATCATTCAAAAgtgtcatttctcatttctgaattctcatttctgatttcaaatttcttttttctcaatCCTCAATTCTCATTAACAATTCACGCTTTTAGATCCAGAATTTACATTTCTCAGTTTTTCATTCTTAGTTTTCAATTCGCGATTCTCGatttctattttcaattttgaattttcaattatcaattttttgtacGTAGCCGTTCCTTATTCTTgattcttttaatttattgaattcTTATGTATATCTCAGTCTAATTTTAATAGAAGTGTTCAGTTATGAGTCTTaaagaaatgtcaaaattctGAAGTATGAAAAATAGTATGAAgtcagaattttgaatcttgaaagCATGGAGCTTGAAGTCTGAGATCTGAAATCTAaagtctaaatttgaattctgaaatctcaagtctgaaattaaaagtttgaagATTGAAATCTGAAGTGTGAAGTCTGCAGTCTGTAGTCTGAAATCGAGTGTTTTATGtctcaagtttcaaattttgaagtgtGAAGTCTGCAGTTAAACTTCAGAAGTTTGAAGTCTGAATTTTGACGTCTGAAATATGAAGTTTAAGCTCTAAAGTCAAAAATCAGAGGTATGAAGTTTAAAGTCTGAAGTCTACAGTCTGTAGTCTGCGGTCTTTAGTCTGCAGTCTGTTAGTAGTtagtaatttttgagtaagtcATTAGTAAGTTTTACAGTCGGAagtctgattttaaaaatcttaaatctgaagtGAATTCTAAACATTTTCATAATGAGatctgaaatcaaaagtttgaaacctGAAGTCTTTTCTCTCATCTCTAATTTGAAGTCCTAAACATGATTTGTCTATGTCTGTAcgctgaaatctgaaaaacgaAGTCTGAAGAGTCtgagtctgaagtctgaatctgaagtctgagtCTGAAGTCTTAAATCCAAAGTCAGGGGTCTGAAGTCTAAATTTTAAAGCCCGAAGCTTGAAGTGTAAAATCTATAGTCCGAAACCTGACATCTTAACTCTTAACTAATGTCTGAAGTCAGCAGTCTGAAATATGAATTACAAAATCTGAAGTATTTAGCTTGAAATTAGAAGTGTGAGACGTTTGATTCTCTTTACTGAATTCTGATGTTTGCTGCTAGAAAGCTAAAGTTTTAAATACTTCGAACGCTAAAAAGTGTTCGAATCTCTTATCAACTGGGACCGTTGAAGTGCATTGGAATCCacaggaaaaaaatcatgaatcatcAAAACACAGACAAACTCGATGACGGAGAAATATTTACACTTGAACTTGCGACTCGCGTGAGGATGACAGCCGGACGGGTTTCGAGCGATTCAAAATACGAATATTTAAATTGCATGATTGCTTCATTTAGCAATGGTCGCGCGACGGCATTTGACAGAGATAAAAATCGAAAGTTGCCCTTTCGCCGTTTCAGTTATCGGAATTGGAATACACACCCGCGATAAAATGGCACCAGTCAGCATgtgagaaaaataacaaaaatccagATGTGTATGTAAGGAGAAACAAAACATAACGTTCTATCGATCAAACGAGAAATTTACAACCGACAAAACAAAACGACGAGGGATGCGTGTCTGGTGGAGAGTGTGAGAGGTTCGAAATTTGGGTTAggacaaaaacaataaatttggaaaatatttgcatgaaatttgaaaaatgttagagATCATATAAACAGAAGAACGATAAAAGTGTGTGCCATTTTATCGGAGCAGAGGTGAGCTGAGTTATgttctaattgaaaaattaacagaaaatttttaattacttCAAAGgatagacaaaaaagaaaaaaaacactcttaATTTAGAATGACTACATTGAGCAAAGTCTAAGCAGAAGCAAGCCCATTCACCTCCCATGCGAgtcgtttggtttttttctgttcttgtGTTGATTATTGCTCAGCTGTAAAATTTCTCGTCATCAGAGTTTTATTCGAGTCTTTTTTCTCCTTCCCTTTCATTTCGAATGTACCGTAGTGCCATTTTAAGCGGGTGGATCAATTAATACTGCACGATTTGAATTAGTACTTATTGGTTGTTAGAGGATCAGAAGTCatatgaagtgttttttttatcatcgcaACGACAAAgtcataaaatgtaaaaaaaaagtaacaatcaGTAATCGACGATGATCGAATCAACTCTCCTCACATTTTCTATAGAATGCAAACTTAAAACTaacgttattatttttaaaacaaaatttcaaactagtCACATGAAGCGTTCAAGTATGTCCACCGCATTCAAAACGCCATAACGAAAACACACCGCTAACCTCATTTGAATAATAAGCTAAAATTGAGTTGAAACGAAGAAAAACGGAATTCACAACAGTCTCGATCCGGCAGCCggcaaatttaatcaaattttacttccattgttttgttttcctcGCTTTCAGTCggttgttttggtttttctcCGCTCAACTCTACCATTTATTTATAATCGCACTCGTCTTGTAAATAATTTATTCCTAAACTGAAGACTCACTGACAAACCTTTGTTATTAATGATAGTGAAGCTCATATTAAATTAATACAAGCTGGAGTTTGAAACAAGACTTCAATAAAacctaaaagattttttgaatgccATTCCAATAACTTGAACtagttgtaaaaatgttttccaaagAACCTTCAAATGactataatttaaaaacaaaactttcccTCTACGTCATATTTTCCGGTTTTGGATGCATGACAACATCCGATGAAAACAACAAATGAGATAATAAACAATTTTCCTCGCATCAACATGAACCGCGTCAGTCCATACAAACAATACCCGGGTACAGCTTGCGGGCGCAAAAAGACTTTAGCTAACCAGATTACAAATTATGTAACAATAATAGTACTACCCCTAGCAAGTAACAACATTCATCAGCCGAGCTTGAGCCGCAAAGAACGCGGCTTAAGTTTATTTAGTTCCACCTCAATCGAAGGCTTGCGAGCAGCACGCAATAACCTACAAAAGTGCAAACATTGCTTACCGAttcactgactgactgactctgtctgtctgtctgaaaGTAGTTGCTTCGAGAAACAGGTTTTCTCATCTTATGGATGGTTTGTTGAAGTCTCCCTCACATTACCAATACTTGACTAACTATAAGGCAGTTGAGGTCTTCGGTACAACCAGAAGTAGAGAATCTGGTAGGTATGTAAACCTGATTGAGTTGACAGAGCCAGGAGCCATCTCGAAGCTGAGTGAAGATGTAAAACCGCAACACCAATACCACAGAAATGAGTGGCTATAGTCCGGTTTGCGACCTAAGGTGTCTCAGTGAACAGACCGGTAAAAGTGGGCACTGCTAAACAGTGTTGCCAAGATGACAGGTAAGATCGTCTCAATTTTGACCAAGtatgcattgaaaaaaaaaacacaaatcttGCCCTCAGGACCTCAGAACCATCTTATTAACCCTGGAAAAGATCAATCCATGTCCCATGAACTCATACTCAAATGCTATGGCTCTGGACTGATAGTTTCACCTCCTCGTGGTCCCGGACGAAAAAGTGTCTGCAAGTGTCCGCGATTTCAGATGTCCAGCTAAAAGAACTACAACTAAATCTACTAAAGACCGTCGATAGATCCTAGCCAAATCTGCGCGGAAGAAGTGATGCATATGGGCAGTTTCCAGTATCCAGGTGTCAGACGtgctctgcgaagtagttccaccttcccgtggtgcagagtggaaacgtgccTGCATTACTGCATatgtacggccgagagaactaAATCCACCTTCCTCCTTGTGAAGACCCTTGCAAACGAACCTGGATTATGACCATGGATTCCCTATTGGAAACCGACTTCATTTGACCAAGGTGTGATGCAGAACCATGCCGATGAGcctggaaggctggcgggtcgaAAAATCACGTCAGTCTCTAACGGTAGCCTGTGGGACACCAGGACACACTCCACAGTATCCCAGTCCTTGCTACGACTCGTGAGatcaaacatgaaatccaattttaaacaaaaaattgcgGAAGGAAGAGTTGGAGTCAGAGAAAGACGATTGTCCCAATCCGTTTGGTAGGAGCGGACTAATGTGTTCGTCGGTTAGGCAACCCGCCGAGCCGTTGAGGGCGCCGGTAAATGTTGGAGAGAGCGTTGACCCCTTCGTCGAAGTCCAGCATTCAGTCGAGGAACTCCTAAGCTCCCCGGAGCTTCAGGACCCTGAGGCTCCTGCTGAACTAGCGGCGGCAATGGCGGGCATTAAGAACCTTGTGGAATGCGTTAGAAAGAAGTCTAACACCCACAAGGAGGTCCGAGAGAAACTCGCCAACATGATGGCACTGTTTGTCACGGCGAACCGAGCGGTGGTGCCGGAGGTAGGCACGTGGAGA
It includes:
- the LOC129749968 gene encoding uncharacterized protein LOC129749968; the protein is MNYGRKTPSTFRSTPSVYSNITSRSQSNLHSQRSKSMKSIRIPWYQKPILHNNKYMDIQRGAIITGTCSIFVALFTIATSIFDIYCLSMAAPGSTHYGYYIISYEFVYVGNVHVRNALMIAALFSLLGALVVFVTGVMLVHALRKEHENRIVPWLWSFAVFTLFRFLALLLFSIVNDLIFAYNILITLIWIVIVLGSFYGWLMVYSLYLELSDLTKLEDLAHLRMGTMQSLNASVAHSLAGSRPTTPHSTVSTMPVGGVV